Below is a window of Rhizobium jaguaris DNA.
ATCGGATGCTGATCCATGTCGAACAGGGCAAGGGACAGAAGGACCGCAAGGTGATGCTGTCGCCCCTGCTGCTGGAACTCTTGCGCGACTATTGGCGCGAGTCACGGCCGCAGGGCTGGCTTTTTCCTGGCAAACCGAAGATCAACCCGATCTCGCCGCGGCAGCTCAACCGCGCCTTCACCGCCGCCAAAAAACTGGCCGGGATCGCCAAGCCAGCGACGCTGCACACCCTGCGGCACAGTTTTGCCACCCACCTGCTGGAAGCGAACACGGATGTGCGGGTGATCCAGGTCCTTCTGGGACACGCCAAGCTGACGACCACCGCCCGTTATATGCATGTCGCCACGAAGACGATCCGCGACACGATCAGCCCGTTCGAGACCCTGAAGAAGCTGCAGGACCAAACGCTCCGACGCGAACTGGAGTAGCGCCCGTCCGGTGATCCGGCCAAAACTGGAGATCGCCGACATCTTCCGTGCCTATGGCCCGGCGTGGCGGCGGGCCAATGCCGGGCATGTTAGCCTGACCCAGCTCAAGGTCATGGCGGCGATCGAGGCCTGCCGAACCGAGGCGCTCGGCGGGCATGTGGCAGCCTGTGCCAAATGCGGCCACCATCACATCGCCTACAATTCCTGCAAGAATCGGCACTGCCCGAAGTGCCAGGGACCCGCGGCGCGGGACTGGATGGCCGCCCGTGCCGAAGACCTGCTGCCGGTCGAGTATTTCCATGTTGTCTTCACCATCCCCGCCGAGATCGCGCAGATCGCCTATTGGAATAAGAAGACGGTCTATGATCTTCTATTCCGGGCATCGGCGGAGACGTTGACCACCATCGCCGCCGATCCCCGGCACCTTGGCGCAAACATCGGCATGACCAGCGTGCTGCACACCTGGGGGTCGGCGCTGACCCATCACCCGCATGTGCACATCGTCGTGCCCGGCGGTGGACTGTCGCCGGATGGCACGCGCTGGATTGGCTGTCGCCCGGGGTTCCTTCTGCCCATAAAGGTTCTGTCTCGTCTGTTTCGGCGGCTGTTTCTCGAAGGACTGATGGCACTCAGTCAATCCGGGGTGCTCTGCTTCTTCGGCGATCTAGCCCGGCTTGCAGAGGCGGATGCCTTCGCTGCCTGGCTTGCCCCCTTCCGCAAATCCGACTGGGTCGTCTACACCAAGCCCCCATTCGGCGGCCCCGAGGCCGTGCTGGCCTATCTCAGCCGCTACACGCACCGCGTGGCGATCTCGAACAGCCGCCTGATCAGCGCGAATGCCGAGGCGGTCACCTTCCGCTGGAAGGACTACCGCATCAAGACCGGTGACCGTCACAAGGTCATGCGGCTGGCCACCGACGAGTTCATCCGCCGCTTCCTAATCCACGTGCTGCCCGACGGATTCCACCGCATCCGCCACTACGGCCTGCTGGCCGGAGCAGGCCGCAAGGCCAATGTCGCAAAGATAAGGAAACTGCTCGGGACGGAAGCGCCATCACAGGACGACACGCCAAGCGCCGAGAGCATCCCGCTCACCCTGAGGCAGCCATGCCCAGATTGCGGCGGCCCGATGCGCATCGTCGAGATATTCCGCCGTGGCCAGCGACCCAAATCCCGTGCGCCACCCCGAAAGGACGCCGCATGACGAAACGCCTGTCACATCAGCCAAGGCCGGCCCGGATCTGCGATGCATTCCGGGGTGGCGCCGATTTGCGCCAGGCAACGCCGCACACTGCAAAACCGCCGATGCGAGGCCTACGAAAGAGGAGCACCCCAACCCCGATCGCGTCATTGCAAGCCTTCGGGGCAACCCGCTTGCACCCGACGCTCCCACCGATAGCCACCTCAGAAAACCGCAGCCGCACGCTTTCCCCATAGGCGCTCCACCCAGCCCCCGCAGGCCTCCTCCTTGGAAGGTTTTTCAACGCGGGCCGACACACGCCCAGCCGCCACCGTCACACCGCGGCCCGCATCGAAAAACCTTCACCAAGCCGGTCATCCGTCGCAGCGGAGCCGAAGTCTGCTATCAGCGCAAAGGTGTCATAAAGAAGCACCGGCGATTGGCGGCAAGTTGCTACCGAATTCCGCATTTTTGTCTGCACGACGATCAAACAGCAGAATGTGGATCGTTGCTGTAAGGATAGATGGGATAGCCAGAACCGATGGCCTCCCGTACACGATCGAACCATGCCAGGAGCGCCGGATAATCGGTCAGGGCGAAGCCGCAATCCTCTGCCCGGTGGCCGTAGGCGTAGACCGCGATATCTGCAATCGAAAACTCCTTGCCAGCAAGAAACGGCGTATCCGCGAGGCTACGCTCCAGCGCGGCGAGCGCCCGGACCGCGGCTGCGCGTTTGCCTGCAACCATGGCATGATTGAGCTCGAGCCGTCCCGTCAACGTCCAGAAACGCAGCGAACCGATTACCGGCTCGACATGGTATTGCTCGAAGAACAGCCACTGCATCACCTTGGCGCGTTGATAGCGGTCCGCTGGGAGAAACAGCGTGCCCTCCGCGAGATAGGTGAGAATTGCATTTGATTCGGCAATCGTCCGCCCATCCTCCAATTCGAGAACAGGAATGCTGCCCGCCGGATTAAGATCGAGGAAAGCATCCGTGC
It encodes the following:
- a CDS encoding IS91 family transposase, giving the protein MIRPKLEIADIFRAYGPAWRRANAGHVSLTQLKVMAAIEACRTEALGGHVAACAKCGHHHIAYNSCKNRHCPKCQGPAARDWMAARAEDLLPVEYFHVVFTIPAEIAQIAYWNKKTVYDLLFRASAETLTTIAADPRHLGANIGMTSVLHTWGSALTHHPHVHIVVPGGGLSPDGTRWIGCRPGFLLPIKVLSRLFRRLFLEGLMALSQSGVLCFFGDLARLAEADAFAAWLAPFRKSDWVVYTKPPFGGPEAVLAYLSRYTHRVAISNSRLISANAEAVTFRWKDYRIKTGDRHKVMRLATDEFIRRFLIHVLPDGFHRIRHYGLLAGAGRKANVAKIRKLLGTEAPSQDDTPSAESIPLTLRQPCPDCGGPMRIVEIFRRGQRPKSRAPPRKDAA
- a CDS encoding glutathione S-transferase family protein, with protein sequence MLTLHDYLPSQNGWKARVLFGLLEIPYESRLVSIFEGESRTDAFLDLNPAGSIPVLELEDGRTIAESNAILTYLAEGTLFLPADRYQRAKVMQWLFFEQYHVEPVIGSLRFWTLTGRLELNHAMVAGKRAAAVRALAALERSLADTPFLAGKEFSIADIAVYAYGHRAEDCGFALTDYPALLAWFDRVREAIGSGYPIYPYSNDPHSAV